One genomic segment of Gossypium arboreum isolate Shixiya-1 chromosome 3, ASM2569848v2, whole genome shotgun sequence includes these proteins:
- the LOC108465108 gene encoding uncharacterized protein LOC108465108, translated as METIALIEGCSSVLTNELPPKMKDPRSFTIPCSINNHYLGKALYGLRASINLMPLSSFKKLGIGPIKPTTMTLQLADRSLAQPEGKIKDVLVRVDKFIFLANFIILDCEADIEVPIILGRSFLATGQTLIDVYKEFNEQSTILFEEFVVTSDDEFIDDCDSMVEANNIKLKYGWKIKSLDLDNRTPPIFKPSIDEALTLELKSLPTHLKYVFLSDNITLPVIVSATLDVTQEEKLVHILKQHK; from the exons ATGGAAACTATTGCACTCATAGAGGGCTGTAGCTCTGTTTTGACAAATGAGTTGCCCCCTAAAATGAAAGATCCTAGGAGCTTTACTATCCCATGTTCTATTAACAACCATTATTTGGGCAAGGCCTTATACGGTTTGAGAGCTAGCATCAACTTAATGCCATTATCTAGTTTTAAAAAGTTGGGAATTGGTCCCATCAAACCTACTACAATGACATTGCAACTAGCTGATCGATCTTTAGCTCAACCTGAAGGGAAAATTAAAGATGTCTTAGTTCGTGTGGATAAATTCATTTTTCTAGCTAATTTTATCATACTTGACTGTGAGGCAGACATTGAGGTTCCCATAATATTGGGACGATCATTTTTAGCCACCGGACAAACTCTTATTGATGTTTACAAAG AATTCAACGAACAAAGCACAATACTTTTTGAGGAGTTTGTAGTGACTTCTGATGATGAATTTATAGATGATTGTGACAGTATGGTTGAAGCTAATAATATTAAACTGAAGTATGGATGGAAGATCAAATCCTTAGACTTAGATAACAGAACACCTCCAATTTTCAAACCATCTATTGATGAAGCTCTTACTCTGGAATTGAAATCATTACCTACTCATCTTAAATATGTATTTCTTAGTGATAACATTACTCTCCCCGTTATTGTCTCCGCAACGTTAGATGTAACTCAAGAAGAGAAATTGGTCCATATTCTTAAGCAACATAAATGA